In a single window of the Rhinoraja longicauda isolate Sanriku21f chromosome 10, sRhiLon1.1, whole genome shotgun sequence genome:
- the knl1 gene encoding uncharacterized protein knl1, with protein sequence MDENCSVFPEANGEVVEEQCKRRQSGILKASRSPLRTIKEIDISQKLVPVGKLRRSSRRVSFAETKEIKEFVTDKIIHADVEDDETISTLHCKQNMETYNTRDSEKENLLEELGRDMMPQDTNFKIAGMDALLHAPLRTSLQSECCEHPQTFSKHQTFTISGLEVRRDEETVTSSESKFSPEFQKKLDFRCFLAELNSTKPPSSNMRHGKEEEISDMLFSSDRHNTVPKHQKTIDFKSFFSTVKQTETENRIISMHSTFEEQVYKQADLLVTSPCKAVELTNHSMFQNHAISNLDAKKTILFPDHDNDTEITRSHTVPITNLVLGKFDTCHSVNNTEKLGNRGSLSLFLPQDKAVVFSGEDFTGVTRNTIEPNDVQMIENLTNQNQPTVVTAKRNERSILPSSSSDGHAFTGFEFLGKSEQNKARGTTKQTSRSLDMSCYPNKTLLFLNDNDMDITKSHTVTIDNASFRKVPISTAGSSTFVPCDKTKMFSEANDMDIMQSHTVAIESDHLGQVSNKPLQPTRKNSRQSVPGSLLASLPNEKTVVFSEANVMDLTRSHTVTIDNGSLGPVPLCRAGSNASFPCDKTRMFSRANDMDITQSHTVAIESDRLERVSNKLLQSTRKNSRLSIPGSILTLLPNEKTMEFSEANDMDLTKSHTLNIDNANLGSVPICTAGSSVSFPCDKTKTFSEVNDMDITQSHTVAIESDRLERVSNKPLQTTRKNSRPSVPGSILASLPNEKTVVFSEANVMDLTRSHTVTIDNGSLGPVPICTAGSSAPFPCDKTRMFSKANDMDITQSHTVAIESDRPERVSNKPLQTTRTNSRPSVPGSILASLPNEKTVVFSEANVMDLTRSHTVTIDNGSLGAVPICTTGSSASFPCDKTMMFSKANDMDITQSHTIAIESDRLERVSNKPLQTTRKNSRPSVPGSILASLPNEKTVVFSEANVMDLTRSHTVTIDNGRLGAVPICTTGSSASFPCDKTMMFSKANDMDITQSHTIAIESDRLERVSNKPLQTTRKNSRPSVPGSILASLPNEKTLVFSEANVMDLTRRHTVTIDNGRLGAVPICTTGSSASFPCDKTRMFSKANDMDITQSHTVAIESDRLEGVSNKPLQTTRKNSRPSVPGSILASLPNEKTLVFSEANVMDLTRSHTVTIDNGSLGAVPICTTGSSASFPCDKTSMFSKANDMDITQSHTVAIESDRLERVSNKPLQTTRKNSRPSVPGSILASLPNEKTVVFSEANVMDLTRSHTVTIDNASLGPICTAGSSASFPCDKTKTFSEVNDMDITQSHKVAIESDHLGQVSNKPLQSTMKNSRLSLSGSKLASLSNKKTMMFSEANDIDLTRSHTVRNDNGGLGSMPICTVVSSAPFPCDKTESFSEKNDTDTTKSHTVTIEIGSPGPAAKLTVSSAGCIPIGKSIIFSEANHMNPTKSCTIDTDSGSLGTVANGAFCSAKMTSNSNTDGSVLSSYSNKKSMVSDQVAVISTVDKLPVHRRHDESGKSTVTQMMHEKGQNYFSDQMENGNCNMESNLDADSMCITELHEKSNLKGTKQSVPSTENSHTSVTLKHLEVQQKALIDQSREAASEEFVQYQVTECSAHGSGTESADTTKHKDGCDVSRKSSLSNVSSLLKMNCMKPTMGGDVPADCQTLNARPCFPKQNSLVKDTLMSQIALGVFLPKLPSRIVNSNHQNVVKSSVEHLCSDSLLNVTCKAEDLEGSNIPEPNDNLQEQPHKMQVSDCDEVESKTLDWVKPSCSLKSSAVHTLAIDKQQCEEVSSVPAQDINAIGQALIHSKTISTMEQRPNQKRVWSEEESGNACGERKMMRTSEREGTDSSRKEVCITPVVQWEGVGHERGENNLPNLTTKSQESIISLDSTKGDGTSAHAIPPKCNLNTSLVILEESELHKKLMDGEVTVREFFKFFKVQIRAQKSRQSELHVNPELDKSSGLENWLAVKFVHRPKREVYEEDSIALSAAINDQKDQLLDLDKLLAEVNFPLLKEVMQMTKEELQQFRPCLNAKKTTFVKRTKVICHEQKVQLYLSQLNALKTQRQQRKEYEDYLDDMINKMDDCLASLDLGNLGPLVECSMDDIDHDESLMQLKQIVNERHEDLRNLQAEHSKMESELAKVLGEKSQQENAAKMLELNEEFQELLEWTLLPCQDDQAVYSFLYGSLELTLQYGKAEDADLSPGEKCRILDVKVVSQLDEEETPAHSKLVHELILTYWKNRDSWHQTHSKESQLPMLLLDLSLVVSRCRVLGDELEYLLNWGSKFDILKTQIQHMDVKFLFSSYEALSKFEVTFHIMPGYPWLPLQFTFNSWFGNISGEHINKVLLTVKPGHEYLIRIMKSLFLTLLTRPGANRFVTTGLFLTRKR encoded by the exons ATGGATGAAAATTGTTCTGTATTTCCAGAGGCCAA tggtgaagttgtggaagaaCAGTGCAAGAGGAGACAGTCAGGA ATCTTAAAAGCTTCCCGAAGTCCACTCAGAACTATAAAAGAAATTGATATCAGCCAAAAG TTGGTGCCAGTTGGAAAACTTCGCAGGAGCTCTCGAAGAGTCAGTTTTGCTGAGACTAAAGAAATTAA AGAGTTTGTGACTGATAAAATAATACATGCTGATGTGGAAGATGATGAAACGATCAGCACATTACATTGCAAACAAAACATGGAGACTTATAATACAA GAGACAGTGAGAAAGAGAATCTGCTGGAAGAGTTGGGAAG agataTGATGCCACAAGATACAAATTTCAAGATTGCTG GTATGGATGCACTGCTTCATGCGCCTCTCCGAACCTCTCTACAATCAGAG TGCTGTGAACATCCTCAAACTTTCAGTAAACATCAAACCTTCACCATTTCTGGGCTTGAAGTACGAAGAGATGAAGAAACAGTCACATCTTCTGAATCAAAGTTTTCACCTGAATTTCAAAAAAAGCTCGACTTCAGATGTTTCTTGGCTGAACTTAATTCTACAAAGCCACCAAGTTCTAACATGAGACATGGCAAAGAAGAAGAGATTTCTGATATGTTATTTAGCTCCGACAGACACAATACAGTTCCCAAACATCAAAAGACAATTGATTTTAAATCATTCTTTAGTACTGTAAAACAGACTGAGACGGAGAATAGAATTATATCCATGCACTCCACCTTCGAGGAACAGGTATATAAACAGGCAGACCTTCTTGTCACTTCACCTTGCAAAGCTGTGGAATTGACAAATCACTCTATGTTCCAAAACCACGCTATCAGCAATTTAGATGCCAAAAAAACGATATTGTTTCCAGACCACGACAATGATACAGAGATTACCAGAAGCCACActgttcctattacaaatcttgtCTTGGGGAAATTTGACACTTGTCATTCAGTTAATAACACAGAGAAACTAGGCAATAGAGGATCACTTAGTTTGTTTCTTCCTCAAGATAAAGCTGTTGTGTTTTCTGGAGAGGATTTTACAGGTGTGACTAGAAATACTATTGAACCTAATGATGTCCAAATGATAGAGAACTTAACAAATCAAAATCAACCAACAGTTGTCACAGCTAAAAGAAATGAAAGATCAATACTCCCATCAAGTAGTTCAGATGGACATGCATTCACAGGTTTTGAATTCTTGGGGAAATCTGAGCAGAATAAGGCTCGGGGTACAACTAAACAGACCTCAAGATCTTTGGACATGTCATGTTATCCTAATAAAACAttgctttttttaaatgacaatgaTATGGATATAACTAAAAGCCACACAGTTACAATTGACAATGCAAGTTTCAGGAAAGTGCCAATTAGCACAGCTGGTTCCAGCACATTTGTTCCTTGTGATAAAACAAAGATGTTTTCAGAAGCAAATGACATGGATATCATGCAAAGTCATACAGTTGCCATTGAAAGTGACCATCTAGGACAAGTTTCAAATAAACCATTGCAGCCCACCAGGAAGAATTCCAGACAGAGTGTTCCTGGATCTTTATTGGCTTCCTTACCCAATGAAAAAACAGTGGTGTTTTCAGAGGCAAATGTTATGGATTTAACCAGAAGCCACACAGTTACAATTGACAACGGTAGTCTTGGGCCTGTGCCACTTTGCAGAGCTGGTTCAAATGCATCCTTTCCTTGTGATAAAActaggatgttttcaagagcaaaTGACATGGATATCACGCAAAGTCATACAGTTGCAATTGAAAGTGACCGTCTAGAAAGAGTTTCAAATAAATTATTGCAGTCAACAAGGAAGAATTCCAGACTGAGTATTCCTGGATCTATATTGACATTGCTACCTAATGAAAAAACAATGGAGTTTTCCGAGGCAAATGATATGGATTTAACCAAAAGCCACACACTTAACATTGACAATGCTAATCTTGGGTCTGTGCCAATTTGCACAGCTGGTTCAAGTGTATCCTTTCCTTGTGATAAAACAAAGACATTTTCAGAAGTAAATGACATGGATATCACACAAAGTCATACAGTTGCAATTGAAAGTGACCGTCTAGAAAGAGTTTCAAATAAACCATTGCAGACCACCAGGAAGAATTCCAGACCGAGTGTTCCTGGATCCATATTGGCATCATTACCCAATGAAAAAACTGTGGTGTTTTCAGAGGCAAATGTTATGGATTTAACCAGAAGCCACACAGTTACAATTGACAACGGTAGTCTTGGGCCTGTGCCAATTTGCACAGCTGGTTCAAGTGCACCCTTTCCTTGTGATAAAACAAGGATGTTTTCAAAAGCAAATGACATGGATATCACACAAAGTCATACAGTTGCAATTGAAAGTGACCGTCCAGAAAGAGTTTCAAATAAACCATTGCAGACCACCAGGACAAATTCCAGACCGAGTGTTCCTGGATCCATATTGGCATCATTACCCAATGAAAAAACAGTGGTGTTTTCAGAGGCAAATGTTATGGATTTAACCAGAAGCCACACAGTTACAATTGACAATGGTAGTCTTGGGGCTGTGCCAATTTGCACAACTGGTTCAAGTGCATCCTTTCCTTGTGATAAAACAATGATGTTCTCAAAAGCAAATGATATGGATATCACGCAAAGTCATACAATTGCAATTGAAAGTGACCGTCTAGAAAGAGTTTCAAATAAACCATTGCAGACCACCAGGAAGAATTCCAGACCAAGTGTTCCTGGATCCATATTGGCGTCATTACCCAATGAAAAAACAGTGGTGTTTTCAGAGGCAAATGTTATGGATTTAACCAGAAGCCACACAGTTACAATTGACAATGGTAGACTTGGGGCTGTGCCAATTTGCACAACTGGTTCAAGTGCATCCTTTCCTTGTGATAAAACAATGATGTTCTCAAAAGCAAATGATATGGATATCACGCAAAGTCATACAATTGCAATTGAAAGTGACCGTCTAGAAAGAGTTTCAAATAAACCATTGCAGACCACCAGGAAGAATTCCAGACCGAGTGTTCCTGGATCCATATTGGCGTCATTACCCAATGAAAAAACACTGGTGTTTTCAGAGGCAAATGTTATGGATTTAACCAGAAGGCACACAGTTACAATTGACAATGGTAGACTTGGGGCTGTGCCAATTTGCACAACTGGTTCAAGTGCATCCTTTCCTTGTGATAAAACAAGGATGTTTTCAAAAGCAAATGACATGGATATCACGCAAAGTCATACAGTTGCAATTGAAAGTGACCGTCTAGAAGGAGTTTCAAATAAACCATTGCAGACCACCAGGAAGAATTCCAGACCGAGTGTTCCTGGATCCATATTGGCATCATTACCCAATGAAAAAACACTGGTGTTTTCAGAGGCAAATGTTATGGATTTAACCAGAAGCCACACAGTTACAATTGACAATGGTAGTCTTGGGGCTGTGCCAATTTGCACAACTGGTTCAAGTGCATCCTTTCCTTGTGATAAAACAAGTATGTTTTCAAAAGCAAATGACATGGATATCACGCAAAGTCATACAGTTGCAATTGAAAGTGACCGTCTAGAAAGAGTTTCAAATAAACCATTGCAGACCACCAGGAAGAATTCCAGACCGAGTGTTCCTGGATCCATATTGGCATCATTACCCAATGAAAAAACTGTGGTGTTTTCAGAGGCAAATGTTATGGATTTAACCAGAAGCCATACAGTTACAATTGACAATGCTAGTCTTGGGCCAATTTGTACAGCTGGTTCAAGTGCATCCTTTCCTTGTGATAAAACAAAGACGTTTTCAGAAGTAAATGACATGGATATCACACAAAGTCATAAAGTTGCCATTGAAAGCGACCATCTAGGACAAGTTTCAAATAAACCATTGCAGTCAACAATGAAGAATTCCAGACTGAGTCTTTCTGGGTCAAAATTGGCTTCCTTATCCAATAAAAAAACCATGATGTTTTCAGAGGCAAATGATATAGATTTAACGAGAAGTCACACAGTTAGAAATGACAATGGTGGTCTCGGGTCAATGCCGATTTGCACAGTTGTTTCAAGTGCACCCTTTCCTTGTGATAAGACTGAGAGTTTTTCAGAAAAAAATGACACGGATACGACCAAAAGCCATACGGTTACAATTGAAATTGGTAGTCCAGGTCCTGCTGCAAAGTTAACAGTGAGTTCAGCTGGTTGCATTCCTATTGGCAAGTCCATAATCTTTTCAGAAGCAAATCATATGAACCCAACTAAATCCTGTACAATTGATACTGATAGTGGAAGCCTTGGGACAGTTGCAAATGGAGCATTTTGTTCTGCTAAAATGACCTCTAATTCAAATACTGATGGATCTGTTCTGTCATCATATTCCAATAAGAAAAGCATGGTGTCTGATCAGGTAGCAGTGATTTCAACAGTTGACAAGCTGCCTGTTCACAGGAGGCACGATGAATCTGGTAAATCCACAGTTACCCAAATGATGCATGAAAAGGGGCAAAATTACTTTAGTGACCAAATGGAAAATGGCAATTGCAACATGGAAAGCAATTTGGATGCTGATTCAATGTGCATAACTGAACTTCATGAAAAAAGTAATCTAAAGGGAACTAAGCAATCTGTTCCATCCACAGAGAACTCTCATACTTCCGTAACACTCAAACACCTTGAAGTCCAGCAGAAAGCACTCATTGATCAAAGTAGGGAAGCAGCTTCTGAGGAGTTTGTTCAATATCAGGTTACTGAATGTTCTGCTCATGGGTCCGGAACTGAATCTGCAgatacaacaaaacacaaagatggATGCGATGTATCCAGAAAGTCGAGTCTATCTAATGTGTCATCTCTTCTAAAAATGAATTGCATGAAGCCTACAATGGGTGGCGATGTCCCTGCTGATTGTCAAACACTTAATGCAAGGCCTTGTTTCCCAAAACAAAATTCACTTGTGAAGGACACACTTATGTCTCAAATCGCTCTAGGTGTCTTCCTTCCTAAACTGCCTAGTAGAATTGTAAATTCAAACCATCAAAATGTAGTGAAGTCATCAGTAGAACATCTCTGCTCTGATTCACTTCTGAATGTAACATGCAAAGCAGAAGATCTTGAAGGGTCAAATATACCTGAGCCTAATGATAACCTTCAGGAACAACCACATAAAATGCAGGTTTCTGATTGTGATGAAGTAGAAAGCAAAACGTTGGATTGGGTGAAACCATCTTGCAGCTTGAAGTCTAGTGCAGTCCACACTCTCGCCATTGATAAGCAGCAGTGCGAAGAAGTTTCATCTGTTCCTGCGCAAGATATTAATGCAATCGGCCAAGCTCTCATACACTCAAAAACAATTTCAACAATGGAGCAAAGGCCTAACCAGAAACGGGTTTGGAGTGAAGAAGAAAGTGGAAATGCATGCGGTGAAAGAAAAATGATGAGGACATCAGAGCGTGAAGGCACTGATTCTTCAAGAAAAGAG GTCTGTATTACGCCTGTTGTGCAGTGGGAAGGAGTAGGACATGAAAGGGGAGAAAATAACTTGCCAAATTTGACGACCAAGAGCCAGGAGAGCATCATTTCCTTGGATTCAACCAAAGGTGATGGCACCTCTGCTCATGCAATCC CTCCAAAATGTAACTTAAATACATCCCTCGTGATCTTGGAAGAGTCCGAATTGCATAAG AAATTGATGGATGGTGAGGTCACGGTCCGGGAATTCTTCAAGTTCTTCAAAGTTCAAATACGTGCACAGAAATCTCGCCAGAGTGAACTACACGTCAAT CCTGAATTAGACAAATCCTCGGGACTGGAGAATTGGCTGGCTGTGAAGTTTGTTCACCGACCAAAACGAGAAGTCTATGAAGAAGATAGCATTGCACTCTCTGCAGCCATTAATGA CCAGAAGGACCAGTTGTTAGACCTTGATAAACTCCTAGCAGAGGTGAACTTTCCACTTTTGAAAGAGGTGATGCAAATGACAAAAGAAGAG TTGCAACAGTTTCGTCCCTGTCTTAATGCCAAGAAAACCACTTTTGTGAAGAGGACTAAAGTGATCTGCCATGAACAAAAGGTTCAGCTATATTTGTCACAGTTGAATGCATTGAAG ACACAACGTCAGCAAAGGAAGGAATACGAAGATTACTTGgatgatatgataaacaaaaTGGATGACTGTCTTGCGTCATTAGATCTTG gaAATTTAGGACCTCTTGTAGAATGTAGCATGGATGACATTGACCATGATGAGAGTTTGATGCAGCTGAAGCAGATTGTGAATGAGAGACATGAGG ATCTGAGGAATCTTCAGGCAGAACATTCTAAAATGGAAAG tGAACTTGCTAAAGTCCTTGGTGAAAAATCGCAGCAGGAAAACGCTGCCAAAATGTTGGAACTTAATGAAGAATTTCAGGA GCTTCTAGAATGGACATTGTTGCCGTGTCAAGATGATCAAGCTGTTTACAGTTTTCTTTATGGCTCCTTAGAGCTGACATTGCAGTATGGGAAGGCTGAAG ATGCAGATCTTTCACCTGGTGAGAAGTGCAGAATTCTTGACGTGAAAGTCGTCTCTCAGTTGGATG